In Phycisphaerae bacterium, the sequence ACGATCAGCGGTTAGGGGCAACTTCTGTGGTTGGCCGATCGTGCCTGCCCGAACGATGCCTGGCCCGGATTGGTCGATGGGCGAAGGGGCAGGCACGAGGCCTGCCCGTACGGGGGTGGATGATTTGGAGCGTTGTTGTTTAGACGGTGTCGGCGACGTCGGCTTGGAAGTATTTGGCCAGGTCGTTTGGGAGCGGGGGGACGTCGCAGGGTTTGCCGTTGTTGCGGAGGGATTCGGTGGCGCAGCAACCGGCGGCGACGGCGTATCGTCCGGCGACGGCGGAGGTGGCGATGGTTCCGCCTTGGCGGACGTAGCGGACGAACTCGGCGACGATTTTGGGATCGGCTCCGCCGTGGGTGCCGCCCTCGCGCGGGATGTAGTGCTGCTCGGCGCCGTAGGGGTTGTAGCGGTCTTCGCGGCGGTTCCAGACTCGGATCACGCAGTGGCCCGGGTCGTCGCCGAAGTTTTCGAGTCGGCCCTCATCGCCGATGAAGGTGTAGTTTCGCCACGCATCCGGGGCGAAGTGGCACTGCTGATAGGAGGCGAGAACGCCGCTGTCGAGCTGCATGAGGACCATGCTGAGGTCTTCGACGTCGGCGGCGGGGTTGAGGCCCTTCTGGGCGCGGGGCGGCCAGATTTCGGTGGGCTGCCACGAGACGGTGCCGGTGCGGCGTGAGGCGTCGCGGTCGGCCACGCCGCCGTAGACGGCGAGGGTTCCGAAGGCGGTGACGGTGCGGCTGTAGCCGCGGCAGAGCCAGTGGAGGACGTCGATGTCGTGGGCCCCTTTCTGGAGGAGGAGGCCGGTGGATTTGGCGCGTTCGGCGTGCCAGTCCTTGTAGTAGGCGTCGCCGCCGTAGGAGACGAAGTGCCGGCACCAGGCGGCTTTGACGTTGCCGATGGCGCCGGCGTCGATGAGCTGTTTCATTTTTCGCACGACGGCCATGTGCCGCATGTTGTGTCCGAGGTAGAGCTTGACGCCGCGCTGGCGAGCGGCGCGGAGCAATCGGTCGCAGCCGTCGATGGTGATGGCCATCGGTTTTTCGAGGTAGACGTGCTTGCCGGCGTTGAGGGCGGCCAGGGCGTGCTCTTCGTGGCAGAAGTCGGGCGAGGTGACGAAGACGGCGTCGACGTCGCTTCGGGCCAGAAGCTCGCGGTAGTCGGCGGTGGCGAAGGCCTGGGCGCCGTAGCGCTGCTGGAAGTCGGCGAGGGCCTTTGGGCTCACGTCGGCTCCGGCGACG encodes:
- a CDS encoding Gfo/Idh/MocA family oxidoreductase, with protein sequence MTVSELRIGVIGVGGRGELAGHAHQPEQGSRIVAGADVSPKALADFQQRYGAQAFATADYRELLARSDVDAVFVTSPDFCHEEHALAALNAGKHVYLEKPMAITIDGCDRLLRAARQRGVKLYLGHNMRHMAVVRKMKQLIDAGAIGNVKAAWCRHFVSYGGDAYYKDWHAERAKSTGLLLQKGAHDIDVLHWLCRGYSRTVTAFGTLAVYGGVADRDASRRTGTVSWQPTEIWPPRAQKGLNPAADVEDLSMVLMQLDSGVLASYQQCHFAPDAWRNYTFIGDEGRLENFGDDPGHCVIRVWNRREDRYNPYGAEQHYIPREGGTHGGADPKIVAEFVRYVRQGGTIATSAVAGRYAVAAGCCATESLRNNGKPCDVPPLPNDLAKYFQADVADTV